The genomic segment CGCCCGGCGCTCGTCTCGCGCGCGCACCTCTTCGACCGCTTCCGGGCGGGTCAGCCGGAGCTCTTGAGCCATGTACGCCACACGCGCTTCGAGCGGGGCGACGATCCGGACGTGAACGGTCGTTTCGGGCGGCAGAAGGAACCCGGCCGCCCGGCCGACGATGACCGCGTTGCCGCGGGCCGCGACCGTCAGCACGAGCCGGACGAGCCGCAGCGCGTCGCCCTCCGGCGTCAGCCCGCGGGCGTGCCGGAGCCGGGCGAACTGGTCGTCGGACCAGCGCCGGGCCTCGGGCGGGACGTCGGCCAAGAGCTGCGTTCGGGCCGTATCGTCCTGGGCGAGGTAATCGAGCGTGTCGTGGTCGAACACCTGCCAGCCGAGGATCTCGGCGACCATGCGCGCGATGGTGGTACCGCGCGACCCGGCCTCGCGGCTGATGGCAACGGTCAGCCCGCACGGGCGCGGCCGCGGGTCGGGTTCGGCGTCGCCCCGGAACCCGTGCTGCGGGGCCTGGGCGAGTTCGGCGGGGGGAGGGGACATCGGAGAGCCTCACACGTCGTCCCGGTACTCGGACCGGGCGAAGAACCACATGCCGGCGAGCGTGATGGCGACCGTCGCGCCGCCCAGCACGGCCCACGCGGTCGTGCTCGAAACGGCGGCCGCCATCGACGGCAGCATGTCAACCGGGTAACCCGCCGCGGCCGCCTCATTATACATCAGCGAACGCGCATAAAAGGTCAGGCTGAGTAACTTCAGACTGCCCGGCAGCGCCGCGACCACCGCCTCGAAGAAGAACACGTACACCAGC from the Frigoriglobus tundricola genome contains:
- a CDS encoding cytidylate kinase-like family protein yields the protein MSPPPAELAQAPQHGFRGDAEPDPRPRPCGLTVAISREAGSRGTTIARMVAEILGWQVFDHDTLDYLAQDDTARTQLLADVPPEARRWSDDQFARLRHARGLTPEGDALRLVRLVLTVAARGNAVIVGRAAGFLLPPETTVHVRIVAPLEARVAYMAQELRLTRPEAVEEVRARDERRALFLERMGAAGASDPTAYDVVVNSDRLGVEGAAQFVGWGVRTKQMFAELAEPGRTFAHGTLDDMERP